In one Colletotrichum destructivum chromosome 2, complete sequence genomic region, the following are encoded:
- a CDS encoding Putative Acyl transferase domain superfamily, phosphopantetheine binding ACP domain, thiolase — protein MSSYCPTTNYIQPDFFIPPSLSLPSARYPSALPVSSILIMPSSIAVIGLACRLPDDVSSPEEFWRLLLAQRDTNSVPVNRWNTDAFHHPGRNKPQTIAARGAHFLKRDVTAFDAAFFNINTSEALALDPQQRCVMEVTYEALENAGLTIDAVSGSRTGCYVGSSSSDYRDSIARDTETSPRYAALGINTEMLSNRTSWFYNLKGPSMTIATACSSSLVAIHMACQGLLAGETDMAVAGGVNLMLNPEFSVYLSGMTMISLEGHCKSFDASGDGYARGEGCGMVVLKRLDDAIRDNDPIRAIIRGTGVNSDGFTQGFTMPSSESQASLIREIYQKAELDMGDTQFVECHGTGTKAGDPIETRAIYETLGRKASSSQPLVIGSVKPNIGHLEGASGVAALIKSILALEKGYIPPQMFFRTPNPKTPFRQWNLEIPTVLTPWPKTRGPRRVSINNFGVGGTNSHAIVEGAPRRQQQQQRRDLTSAAADKKRLFVFSSQDKNGLVRVAQSLAAYLDKGEEAPASAGHVASLAYSLGNKRSRFSWKKFCVAADLKALRSGLLALTSDGAVRSNAAPRIGFVFTGQGAQWPLMGLKLLEFDVFKSSFQKCQSYLTELGCPWDAAEELRKPAETSRIKSPDLSQPLCTILQIGIVDLLASWNILPARVVGHSSGEIAAAYSAGALSARDAVEVAYLRGKFSAALGAMDPSREGGGMLAVGCSREKAEQLIAEVTAGRLTVACVNSPSNVTISGDVSAIEQLHDRLRSTSVFVARLKVDVAYHSEHMETIYPGYVQSLTHIRPGQGLQDGNAKAVTMVSSVEAAEVDPEVLGAFYWGRNLVSPVLFSDALAELVRPTADGPSPGESESNTVDLLVEIGPHAALKQSVKDILAASGIKGVEYLSSLSRGMDDMDMALSLAGNLFASGAPIDVSKVNDDNGPDVSLLTDLPPYPWQHANKFDASPRISREHNMRPYPQNSLLGAPMPSVGPNEHVWRGYLRLDEENWVRDHKITGVVVYPGAGLVAMALEGARQLADAGRQMRAIKLRDVSIGSAAIISEDQPTEFVLHTRPHLLGTVSSGPAAWLEFTISSSGGADMPLRENCHGLMRIEYEGGDNANDSAGRREEEAAAVRSCLAEYEAAADACVDQLAIDDFYRDLANVGLGFGATFRNMQKINFRPGESVYDLTIGDPGETFSTGRAGRTHLIHPATLDSVVSAPFAAYYDGPGKPLTRPYIPVFIQEFEISVDVPFEIGTPVKGFSRAKRRGISEIESEIYMFDKALSRRYLSIRGYRSTSEIAADTSAGAGAGDGSDTSPGLCYSTQWENAFSLLTTEELGSFISNAGQTSDEKLEKIAKLIIHESPDTTVLELLAEKPENLTGGTSAAITGGLAVSQPQKTRYAVLGSSSLNGVGGEFLELKPGKAAEAKFDLVILGQGCRELIDDQMRLSFLLEHVKPGGRLICGFDGEQLDEAVPKDCRVEVFADDTGPVTLFFTAPAVVEDEPSHAFDAGTPSAGEGDSTNTASSVKEKVLIIEPPAPCATAVQAFSQELIKILEGQGLRASAVAWTPELVTEVSSEQHTVVSLMELDTPFMESLSASDFALVQGVIVKVSSLLWLTALSGPSASVIDGALRVARRELGNIELKVLHLSAPSVEHGPALAARVLASSTRDAEFLEDGDGLLKVSRVFEDRALNADVSSHAGTGTHMESMRTCDFPLALGISKPGLLDTLRFGPQEDAGELKENEVEIQIKASGVNFRDVMISMGLIADSHLGYEGAGVVLRTGSKVTSVKEGDRVSAHVYGSHATVARTVDIMCARMPDDISFVEGASFPVVFTTAYHALVNLARLRSGQSVLIHAAAGGVGQAAIQLAQHLGLDIYVTVGSEDKRTLVMDKYGIPEGRIFNSRDASFVMGVKRVTGGRGVDCVLKSLAGELLRQSWYCLAPLGTFVEIGSRDVSENTRLDMAPFAAGTTFTCFTLLEVLLHRPDLMAETWRNTFDLIRKGFLRAPTPLTVMPVHMVKDAFRLMQSGKHRGKIVLSLDGNGDRDDGVPVPVIRDPKTALRLGPSGTYLLVGGLGGLGRSLAQMLVDSGARNIAFVSRSGATQPSARAVVDSLAAQTGVNVQVYAADVADEASLAAALARCNDDLPPVKGVIQMAMVLRDGVFEQLTHDKWTAALRPKVDGSRNLHEHFGARRPLDFFIMCSSISGVIGNRGQANYAAANAFQDALARHRHSLGLQACAVDLGIMRDVGVLAETGAAGDLVKWEELLGIREPTFHALMKTVINGERRRLLLNRQRQTPSGMVTDFPAQVSVGLATAGAFEATGLSLPDWLTMDARFTHLAAVRSSAPADGGGNRTDAAQSIGALLPRRIATAETRDEAVAAMVDGLVDRVSNILSTPASEVDPGRPLYMYGVDSLVAMEMRNWIQRDIKADIALFDVLEAVPMTKFAEKVVARSKLCTF, from the exons ATGTCATCTTACTGCCCAACTACTAATTACATACAACCTGATTTCTTtatccccccctccctctctctcccatccGCTCGTTATCCCAGCGCGCTTCCTGTGTCGTCCATCCTCATCATGCCTTCCTCTATCGCTGTTATCGGGTTGGCGTGTCGCCTCCCCGACGACGTTTCTTCTCCAGAGGAATTCTGGCGGTTGCTATTAGCTCAAAGAG ACACCAACTCCGTCCCTGTCAACAGATGGAACACGGACGCCTTCCATCACCCGGGGCGCAACAAACCCCAAACAATCGCGGCGAGAGGGGCTCATTTTCTCAAGAGAGACGTGACAGCTTTTGAcgcggccttcttcaacatcaacacGAGCGAGGCTTTGGCACTGGACCCGCAGCAGCGTTGTGTAATGGAAGTCACCTACGAAGCTCTGGAAAACGCCGGCCTCACCATCGATGCCGTGTCGGGTTCCCGGACGGGCTGCTATGtcggctcctcctcgtccgatTACCGCGACTCCATTGCGCGGGACACGGAGACGTCGCCCCGCTACGCCGCGCTGGGCATCAACACAGAGATGCTGTCGAACCGCACATCGTGGTTCTACAACCTGAAGGGTCCCAGCATGACGATCGCTacggcctgctcctccagcCTCGTTGCCATCCACATGGCGTGCCAAGGCCTGTTGGCTGGCGAGACCgacatggccgtcgccggcggcgtgaACCTCATGCTAAACCCGGAGTTCTCAGTCTACCTCAGCGGCATGACGATGATCTCGCTGGAAGGCCACTGCAAGTCGTTCGACGCCTCGGGAGACGGGTACGCCCGCGGCGAGGGCTGCGGCATGGTCGTCCTCAaacgcctcgacgacgccatccgGGACAACGATCCCATCCGTGCCATCATCCGCGGCACTGGCGTCAACTCGGACGGCTTCACGCAGGGGTTCACCATGCCCAGCTCGGAGTCGCAGGCGTCGCTGATCAGAGAGATCTACCAAAAGGCAGAGCTAGACATGGGCGACACGCAGTTTGTCGAATGCCAC GGAACCGGAACCAAAGCAGGCGATCCCATCGAGACAAGAGCCATTTATGAGACGCTTGGTAGAAAAGCAAGCAGTTCACAACCACTGGTGATTGGCAGTGTGAAGCCTAAC ATTGGCCATCTGGAGGGCGCTTCTGGCGTTGCGGCTCTCATCAAATCCATCTTGGCTCTGGAGAAGGGATATATCCCGCCTCAGATGTTCTTCCGCACGCCGAACCCCAAGACCCCATTCCGCCAGTGGAATCTCGAGATCCCAACGGTGTTGACGCCGTGGCCAAAGACAAGGGGTCCCAGACGGGTGAGCATCAATAActttggcgtcggcgggacAAACTCGcacgccatcgtcgagggcgcgcctcggcggcagcagcagcagcagcggcgtgACCTGACCTCCGCTGCGGCGGACAAGAAACGCCTCTTTGTCTTCAGCAGCCAGGACAAGAACGGCCTCGTGCGCGTGGCCCAGTCACTGGCGGcctacctcgacaagggggaagaagcccCAGCATCCGCTGGCCACGTCGCCAGTCTCGCGTACAGTCTCGGGAACAAGCGCTCGCGGTTCTCGTGGAAGAAGTTCTGCGTGGCTGCCGACTTGAAAGCCCTACGATCCGGCCTGCTCGCGCTGAcgagcgacggcgccgtgagGTCCAACGCCGCTCCGCGTatcggcttcgtcttcaccgGACAAGGCGCACAGTGGCCCCTGATGGGTCTGAAACTACTTG AATTCGACGTCTTCAAATCTAGCTTCCAAAAGTGCCAGAGCTATCTTACGGAGCTGGGCTGTCCCtgggacgccgccgaggagctccgGAAGCCCGCGGAAACTAGCCGTATCAAGTCCCCGGATCTGAGCCAGCCGCTGTGCACCATTCTCCAGATCGGTATCGTCGACCTCCTGGCCTCGTGGAACATCCTCCCCGCCAGAGTCGTGGGCCACTCCAGCggcgagatcgccgccgcgtACAGCGCGGGCGCCCTGTCCGCGCGGGACGCGGTCGAGGTGGCCTACCTCCGAGGGAAGTTCTCCGCTGCGCTCGGCGCGATGGACCCGagccgagaaggaggaggaatgctcgccgtcggctgCTCGCGGGAGAAGGCGGAGCAGTTGATCGCCGAGGTCACGGCCGGGCGTCTCACGGTCGCCTGTGTCAACTCGCCGTCCAACGTCACCATATCCGGTGACGTATCCGCCATCGAGCAGCTGCACGACAGGCTGCGAAGTACGTCTGTGTTTGTGGCTCGGTTGAAAGTCGACGTGGCCTACCACTCGGAGCACATGGAGACAATCTATCCGGGATACGTTCAGTCGCTCACGCACATCCGTCCCGGTCAGGGGCTCCAAGACGGCAACGCAAAGGCCGTCACCATGGTATCCAGtgtcgaggcggccgaggttgacCCCGAGGTCCTCGGTGCCTTCTACTGGGGTCGCAATCTTGTCTCGCCGGTCTTGTTCTCGGACGCGCTGGCTGAGCTTGTCCGGCCTACCGCCGACGGGCCTTCTCCTGGGGAGTCGGAGTCAAACACCGTCGACTTGCTGGTGGAGATCGGACCCCACGCAGCCCTCAAGCAGAGCGTCAAAGACATTCTCGCGGCGAGTGGGatcaagggcgtcgagtacctgtcttctctctctcggggcatggacgacatggacatggCGCTGTCTCTGGCCGGAAACCTCTTTGCATCCGGGGCCCCGATCGACGTCTCCAAggtcaacgacgacaacggaCCAGATGTCTCCCTGCTTACCGACCTGCCGCCGTACCCGTGGCAGCACGCGAACAAGTTCGACGCCAGCCCGCGCATCAGCCGTGAGCACAACATGAGGCCATACCCGCAGAACAGCCTCTTGGGCGCTCCCATGCCCTCCGTCGGCCCCAACGAGCACGTCTGGCGCGGCTACCTCcgtctcgacgaggagaactGGGTACGGGACCACAAGATCACCGGCGTCGTGGTCTACCCGGGGGCCGGTCTTGTGGCCATGGCCCTGGAGGGGGCCCGCCAGTTGGCCGATGCCGGACGCCAGATGCGGGCCATCAAGCTGCGCGACGTGTCCATCGGATCGGCCGCCATTATCAGCGAAGACCAGCCCACCGAGTTCGTCCTACACACCAGGCCGCACCTGCTGGGGACTGTCAGCTCGGGGCCGGCCGCGTGGCTCGAGTTCAccatctcgtcctcgggagGCGCTGATATGCCGCTTCGAGAGAACTGCCACGGTCTCATGCGCATCGAGTACGAAGGCGGGGACAACGCCAACGACTCGGCGGGCCGccgcgaggaagaggccgcTGCCGTGCGTTCCTGTCTCGCCGAGtacgaggccgcggcggacGCCTGCGTAGACCAGCTTGCCATCGATGACTTCTACCGGgacctcgccaacgtcgggctcggcttcggcgcaACCTTCAGAAACATGCAGAAGATCAATTTCCGGCCGGGCGAGTCCGTCTACGACCTCACCATCGGCGACCCGGGCGAGACCTTCAGCACGGGGCGGGCCGGACGTACGCATCTAATCCACCCGGCCACCCTGGACTCCGTCGTGTCGGCGCCTTTTGCAGCCTACTACGACGGCCCTGGCAAGCCCCTGACGCGGCCGTACATCCCCGTGTTCATCCAGGAGTTTGAGATCTCGGTTGACGTCCCCTTCGAAATCGGGACGCCCGTGAAGGGCTTCTCAAGGGCGAAGCGGCGCGGCATCAGCGAGATCGAGTCCGAGATCTATATGTTTGACAAGGCCTTGTCACGGCGCTATCTTAGCATCCGCGGCTATCGGTCTACGAGCGAGATCGCGGCCGATACGAgcgctggcgccggcgccggcgacggatCGGACACGTCGCCGGGACTGTGCTACTCTACGCAGTGGGAGAACGCTTTCAGTCTTCTCACAACGGAGGAGCTGGGCAGCTTTATTTCGAACGCCGGCCAAACGTCAGACGAGAAGCTGGAAAAG ATTGCGAAGTTGATCATCCATGAGTCCCCTGATACCACCGTACTTGAGCTTCTGGCTGAAAAGCCCGAGAATCTGACCGGCGGTACATCAGCAGCCATAACGGGTGGTCTCGCAGTAAGCCAGCCACAGAAGACAAGATACGCCGTCCTAGGCAGTTCATCACTCAATGGCGTAGGCGGAGAGTTTCTCGAGCTGAAGCCCGGCaaagcggccgaggccaaatTCGACCTTGTCATCTTGGGGCAGGGCTGCAGAGAGTTGATCGACGACCAAATGAGACTCTCATTTCTTCTCGAGCACGTCAAACCGGGTGGCCGTCTGATCTGCGGTTTCGACGGCGAGCAACTCGACGAGGCGGTGCCCAAAGACTGCCGAGTGGAAGTCTTTGCTGATGATACCGGTCCCGTCACTCTTTTCTTCACTGCTCCCGCGGTCGTTGAGGATGAACCTTCACATGCTTTCGACGCCGGCACTCCGTCTGCCGGCGAGGGTGACTCTACTAATACCGCCTCTTCTGTCAAAGAAAAGGTGCTCATTATCGAGCCACCGGCGCCATGCGCCACCGCTGTTCAGGCCTTTTCCCAAGAGTTGATCAAGATTCTTGAAGGCCAAGGGCTGAGGGCCAGTGCCGTGGCCTGGACGCCAGAGCTTGTGACGGAAGTCTCCTCGGAGCAACACACAGTCGTCAGCTTGATGGAGCTGGACACACCTTTCATGGAAAGCCTTTCTGCCTCGGATTTCGCCCTTGTTCAGGGCGTCATCGTGAAGGTATCAAGTCTGCTCTGGCTGACGGCTCTGAGCGGCCCATCGGCAtccgtcatcgacggcgccctGCGAGTTGCCAGGAGGGAACTCGGCAACATCGAGCTTAAGGTGCTGCACCTCTCCGCGCCATCCGTAGAGCATGGGCCGGCACTCGCAGCCAGGgtcttggccagctcgacccgcgacgccgagttcctcgaggacggggacggaCTGCTGAAGGTGAGCCGCGTGTTCGAGGACCGGGCTCTGAACGCCGACGTCTCATCCCACGCCGGCACCGGGACGCACATGGAGTCTATGAGGACGTGTGATTTCCCACTGGCCCTCGGCATCTCCAAGCCCGGTTTGCTGGATACTCTTCGTTTCGGGCCCCAAGAGGATGCGGGCGAGCTGAAAGAgaacgaggtcgagatccAGATCAAGGCATCCGGAGTGAA TTTCCGAGACGTCATGATCTCCATGGGCTTGATCGCCGACTCTCACCTGGGCtacgagggcgccggcgtcgtgcTGAGGACAGGGAGCAAGGTAACGAgcgtcaaggagggcgaccGCGTCAGCGCGCATGTCTATGGCTCGCACGCCACCGTTGCTCGCACTGTCGACATCATGTGCGCCCGGATGCCGGACGACATCTCGTTCGTCGAGGGCGCGTCGTTTCCTGTCGTCTTCACGACCGCCTACCACGCGCTGGTCAACCTCGCCCGGCTGCGTTCGGGCCAGTCGGTGCTCATCCatgccgcggccggcggcgtgggacAGGCGGCCATCCAGCTGGCGCAGCATCTGGGCCTCGACATCTACGTGACGGTCGGGTCGGAGGATAAGAGGACGCTCGTGATGGACAAGTACGGCATCCCCGAGGGGCGTATCTTCAACTCGCGCGATGCGAGCTTCGTCATGGGCGTGAAACGTGTCActggcggccgcggcgtcgactgcGTGCTCAAATCGCTTGCCGGTGAGCTCCTACGCCAATCTTGG TACTGCCTTGCCCCTCTCGGCACTTTTGTCGAGATCGGGAGCCGCGACGTCAGCGAGAACACGCGCCTCGACATGGcccccttcgccgccggcaccaccTTCACCTGCTTCACCCTCCTCGAGGTGCTCCTCCACAGGCCGGACCTCATGGCCGAGACCTGGCGCAACACCTTCGACCTCATCCGCAAGGGCTTCTTGCGCGCCCCGACGCCCCTGACCGTGATGCCCGTCCACATGGTCAAGGATGCCTTCCGCCTCATGCAGAGCGGCAAGCACCGCGGCAAGATCGTGCTCTCGCTGGATGGGAACGGCGACCGCGATGACGGCGTGCCCGTGCCCGTGATACGCGACCCCAAGACAGCCCTTCGACTCGGTCCGTCGGGAACGTACTTGTtggtcggcggcctcggcggtctgGGGCGATCTCTGGCCCAGATGCTTGTCGACTCGGGAGCGCGCAACATCGCCTTCGTCTCGCGCTCGGGGGCGACACAGCCGTCGGCccgggccgtcgtcgatTCCCTCGCTGCCCAGACCGGAGTCAACGTCCAGGtctacgccgccgacgtcgccgacgaggcgtctttggccgccgccctcgcgcgTTGCAACGATGACCTGCCTCCGGTCAAGGGCGTCATCCAGATGGCCATGGTCTTGCGAGACGGCGTGTTTGAGCAGCTGACCCACGACAAGTGGACAGCCGCCCTCCGacccaaggtcgacggctCGCGGAATCTTCACGAGCACTTCggagctcgtcgcccgctcgacttcttcatcatgtgctcgtccatctcgggcgTCATCGGCAACCGTGGCCAGGCCAACTACGCCGCGGCAAACGCTTTCcaggacgccctcgcccgccaccgccactcgctgggcctgcaggcctgcgccgtcgacctgggcaTCATGCGCGACGTCGGCGTGCTGGCCGAGACTGGCGCAGCCGGCGACCTGGTCAAGTGGGAGGAGCTGCTCGGCATCCGAGAGCCCACGTTCCACGCGCTGATGAAGACCGTCATCAACGGGgagcggcgccggctgcTGCTAAACCGCCAACGACAGACGCCCTCCGGCATGGTGACCGATTTCCCCGCCCAGGTCAGCGTGGGTCTGGCCAcggccggcgccttcgaggCCACCGGCCTGAGTCTTCCGGACTGGCTGACCATGGACGCCCGCTTCACCCATTTGGCAGCGGTCCGCTCGAGCGCCcccgcggacggcggcgggaacAGAACGGATGCGGCGCAGTCCATCGGGGCCTTGCTGCCGCGGCGTATCGCCACGGCCGAGACCAGGGAcgaggccgttgccgccaTGGTCGACGGGCTGGTCGACAGGGTCTCCAATATCTTGTCGACCCCGGCTTCCGAGGTCGaccccggccggccgctGTACATGTACGGCGTGGACTCCCTCGTGGCCATGGAGATGCGGAACTGGATCCAGCGGGATATCAAGGCCGATATTGCCCTTTTCGATGTCTTGGAGGCCGTGCCCATGACCAAGTTTGCTGAGAAGGTGGTTGCAAGGAGCAAGCTGTGCACTTTCTAG
- a CDS encoding Putative O-methyltransferase domain, S-adenosyl-L-methionine-dependent methyltransferase superfamily encodes MASTKSESLPVQLPQVDLEALGADCQSLATKLKQHLSSNGHPQPSFESGGPTGYPTLDPETETARQQLREAAKTLLELVSEPDDVLTEDLYNKVHDLNAFAYVSRFHVAKNIPVKRAVSYPDLASKTGTDVGQLKRALRHLMTLHVFAEPEPGRVAHTASSRRLVESRGVRLYNEFVSRDTFKLAVFQLDAIERWGHGATEPDQAAHNIVFGTDKPLFAYFAENPAKMADFSELMEFMAKSRFQAAHHLLDGFDWASLGPAVMVDMGGNVGHCSAQVAATNPAMTFVVQDLPEVVARARDPDNGAVPAALRESGRVRFMEHDLFAPQPVDADVYFMRMILHDWSDDKCVTILRHVAAALARRPGARLLVMDTVLPQSGEWLAVAERPMRSMDLQMALMTNAKERDFGEFEALFRRADPRLSIRNVVKPLGSLMSLLEVGLNPEETR; translated from the coding sequence ATGGCGTCGACAAAAAGCGAATCTCTTCCTGTTCAGCTGCCTCAGGTGGACCTGGAGGCACTAGGAGCAGACTGCCAAAGCCTAGCCACAAAGCTCAAGCAGCATCTGTCATCCAACGGCCATCCGCAGCCGTCCTTCGAGTCCGGCGGCCCGACAGGATATCCCACACTGGATCCCGAGACGGAAACGGCCAGACAGCAGCTCCGCGAGGCCGCAAAGACGCTCCTGGAGCTGGTGTCTGAGCCAGACGATGTTCTGACCGAAGACTTGTACAACAAAGTCCACGACCTGAACGCCTTCGCCTACGTGTCCCGGTTTCATGTTGCGAAGAACATACCCGTCAAGAGGGCCGTTTCCTACCCGGATCTCGCCTCGAAGACGGGCACCGACGTCGGCCAGTTGAAGAGAGCGCTGCGCCATCTGATGACCTTGCATGTCTTTGCGGAGCCCGAGCCCGGCCGTGTCGCGCACACGGCATCCTCCAGGCGGCTTGTCGAGTCGCGGGGCGTCCGCCTCTACAACGAGTTCGTGAGCAGAGACACGTTCAAGCTGGCGGTCTTCCAGCTGGACGCCATCGAGAGGTGGGGTCACGGCGCCACCGAGCCGGACCAGGCGGCGCACAACATCGTGTTCGGCACCGACAAGCCGCTCTTCGCCTACTTCGCCGAGAACCCGGCCAAGATGGCCGACTTCAGCGAGCTGATGGAGTTCATGGCCAAGTCGCGCTTTCAGGCCGCTCAtcacctcctcgacggcttcgacTGGGCCTCACTCGGCCCGGCCGTCATGGTCGACATGGGCGGCAACGTCGGCCACTGCAGCGCGCAGGTCGCGGCCACCAACCCGGCCATGACCTTCGTGGTCCAGGACTTGCCCGAGGTGGTTGCCCGGGCCCGCGACCCGgacaacggcgccgtgccCGCGGCGCTGCGCGAAAGCGGCCGCGTGCGCTTCATGGAGCACGACCTCTTTGCGCCGcagcccgtcgacgccgacgtctACTTCATGCGCATGATCCTGCACGACTGGTCCGACGACAAGTGCGTCACGATCCTCCGAcatgtcgccgccgccttggcccGCCGACCCGGCGCCCGGCTACTCGTCATGGACACGGTGCTCCCGCAGTCTGGCGAGTGGctggccgttgccgagcGGCCCATGCGGTCCATGGATCTGCAGATGGCGTTGATGACGAACGCGAAGGAGCGAGACTTTGGCGAGTTTGAGGCCTTGTTCCGGCGCGCTGACCCGCGTCTCTCGATCCGCAACGTGGTGAAGCCGTTGGGGAGTCTTATGTCTTTGCTCGAGGTGGGGTTGAACCCGGAAGAGACTCGGTGA
- a CDS encoding Putative FAD-binding domain, FAD/NAD(P)-binding domain superfamily: MDSHAPLKVVIDGAGIGGLMAACALREAGQDVEVYEQSQMANERGAAIALQPNSTTLLRRYGLEPEDFGATTMENMTMMDGGSLDVMQEITDKVKEATLSEQRAQKCYFIHRVDLHSTLRNKATEQGAVLHAGCEITSVDEAATTVTLGDGTTVKADVILGADGVHSRTRKVVFGESYQEQPSALSCFRFLIRTQSLLDDPETRVFVEKPGSMMDLVGPDRRIILYPCSQGEYLNVLPIVPRRLAEAPGSKKENLLSSFSAFASPVQRMLEKADEAGVTVWPLFDMDLLPIWTKNSVALLGDAAHPFTPFLAQGAASAVEDAVSLAVMLPLGTTPGQVPGRLQLYERCRKARVDRIQELSRVRGRDASGERGKPPTGNEIFSCAMYCKQHDEYVHSAKFLEAFDVPFIPMPPVP, translated from the exons ATGGATTCCCACGCGCCTTTGAAGGTTGTCATTGACGGAGCAGGCATCGGGGGCTTGATGGCCGCTTGTGCTCTCCGTGAAGCAGGTCAAGATGTCGAG GTCTACGAGCAGTCCCAGATGGCAAATGAGAggggcgccgccatcgcgcTGCAGCCGAACTCAACAACCCTCCTCCGTCGTTATGGGCTTGAGCCTGAGGATTTCGGAGCCACGACTATGGAGAAC atgacgatgatggatggCGGTAGCCTAGACGTGATGCAAGAGATAACCGACAAGGTGAAGGAAGCCACACTATCGGAGCAGCGTGCACAG AAATGCTACTTCATCCACAGAGTCGACCTCCACAGCACGCTGAGGAACAAGGCGACCGAGCAGGGTGCCGTGCTTCATGCCGGCTGCGAAATCACGAGCGTGGATGAAGCCGCCACCACCGTcaccctcggcgacggcacgaCCGTCAAGGCggacgtgatccttggagCCGACGGGGTCCACTCCCGAACGCGCAAGGTGGTCTTCGGAGAGTCCTACCAGGAGCAGCCGTCGGCGCTGAGCTGCTTTCGGTTCTTGATCCGGACCCAAAGCCTACTGGATGATCCGGAAACCCGCGTCTTCGTCGAGAAGCCCGGCAGCATGATGGACCTGGTTGGACCGGACAGGCGCATCATCCTTTACCCGTGCTCCCAGGGCGAGTATCTCAATGTTCTTCCCATCGTCCCGCGCCGGTTGGCCGAAG CTCCCGggtcgaagaaggagaaccTGCTATCTTCGTTTTCCGCTTTTGCATCCCCGGTCCAGCGGATGTTGGAGAAGGCTGACGAAGCGGGCGTCACCGTGTGGCCCTTGTTCGACATGGACCTACTCCCAATCTGGACCAAGAACTCCGTTGCTCTCCTTGGAGACGCTGCACACCCGTTCACTCCGT TTCTTGCTCAAGGCGCCGCCTCGGCAGTGGAAGACGCCGTCTCCCTGGCCGTCATGCTGCCTCTCGGAACTACTCCAGGACAGGTTCCGGGAAGGCTACAGCTCTACGAGCGCTGCCGTAAGGCCCGGGTCGACCGCATCCAGGAGTTGAGTCGCGTGAGAGGCAGAGACGCATCGGGAGAGCGAGGAAAACCACCGACTG GAAACGAGATATTCAGCTGTGCCATGTACTGCAAGCAACACGATGAGTACGTCCATTCGGCCAAGTTCCTGGAGGCTTTTGACGTGCCGTTCATCCCCATGCCCCCGGTCCCTTGA
- a CDS encoding Putative class I-like SAM-dependent O-methyltransferase, whose amino-acid sequence MLRFPHQFRHRALTRSLSSSRCVPSIAIPCSRVFRQSRTPPPHPPFIPGTMQSESAVLYPNPIVGESVYNYACAKSLSLPPYIEDYHAWIYATQGRMAMMSSSVFQGKSLHWLARAIGAKRVLEIGVYLGFTSLVWADAVGPRGKVVGLELSAEYASQARKIATENAVQNVEVVEGDAAKLLGELSPEEAFDIIFIDADKERYTAYLASILEKSQVGAKNRLLRPGGIIIADNVIRRGLVANSTEDNPWAERFRSIGLWSDRDMEALDSFNTEVATNPRLENLLLPLFDGMGMSRLVD is encoded by the exons ATGCTCCGGTTCCCACATCAGTTTAGACATCGAGCACTCACtcggtctctctcttcgtctCGTTGTGTGCCGTCAATCGCGATTCCCTGTTCTCGAGTTTTCAGGCAGAGTCgaacaccccccccccatcccccctttATCCCTGGCACAATGCAGAGCGAAAGCGCCGTGCTCTATCCCAACCCGATAGTCGGCGAGAGCGTGTACAACTACGCCTGCGCAAAGTCGTTGAGTCTCCCGCCGTACATCGAAGACTACCATGCCTGGATCTATGCAACCCAGGGCCGGATGGCCATGATGAGCAGTTCCGTCTTCCAGGGCAAGTCGTTGCATTGGTTGGCCCGTGCGATCGGGGCGAAGAGAG TGCTGGAGATTGGTGTCTACCTTGGCTTCACGAGTCTCGTTTGGGCCGATGCTGTCGGGCCCCGGGGCAAGGTCGTGGGCCTCGAGCTGTCCGCCGAGTACGCCAGTCAAGCCCGCAAGATCGCGACGGAGAACGCCGTTCAGAatgtcgaggtcgtcgagggcgacgcggcgAAATT GCTTGGCGAGCTCTCCCCCGAAGAGGCGTTTGACATCATCTTCATTGACGCTGACAAGGAGCGCTACACTGCCTATCTGGCTTCGATACTCGAAAAGTCCCAAGTTGGCGCGAAAAACCGTCTGCTTCGTCCTGGCGGGATTATCATCGCCGACAACGTAATCCGTCGCGGGCTGGTGGCAAACAGCACCGAAGACAACCCCTGGGCGGAGAGGTTTAGAAGCATTGGGCTTTGGTCGGACAGAGACATGGAGGCGCTAGACAGCTTCAACACGGAGGTGGCCACGAACCCTCGTCTGGAAAATCTGCTTCTCCCACTATTTGATGGGATGGGCATGTCTAGACTGGTCGACTGA